The Paenibacillus sp. RC334 nucleotide sequence AATATTTTCATACCTCTACCTTTCCAATACTATGATTTTTATAATACATCTCTTCCAATGTATCAATGCTTGGCTCCCATCTCCATTCTTCTGCTGTCTTTCTGCCATTCGCAGTCAGACGCTGTCTAAGCTCAGTATCTTCGATAAGCTTCTTAACAGCTTGCTTTGCGCCTTCAACATCCCCGATCTTCACGACCAGTGCGTTATAGTTATCGACAATATACTCATCATAACCAGTCACATCTGCAACTACGCAAGTTCCTCCACAAGCCATCATTTCCAGAGGTGGACCAAAAAATCCTTCAACCCTACTCAGTTTAACGAGGATATCACAACTGGAATAGATTTGGTTCATCTGGCCCATTGGAACCTTTTCAAAGAATACGTCGCATTTCCATTCTTTTTTCGGTTTACCCGCTGAACTTACACACCATACTTCACAATCCAGATCATTAATAGCATTAAAAGCATCTTCCATGCCTTTAAATGGAATATCGATCGGTCCTTCAAGCAGTACCCTTACTTTATCGCCTTTTTTGGTAATTGGATCCGTTTGAAAAATAATATTCTCATCCAATCCATTAGGAACATAGGTAGCGTCGTGACCAAACTTTTCTTTCAGCCATTTTTGAATCCATTTTGCTTCGGTCATATATTCATAATCAAATTTATACGAATCCCATGCTTTTTGACTTTCAAAAGATCCTACAGGATAAAAGCGGCTCTCATCGGATTGAACAAAATATACTTTTCTCTTTGCAGGAATATCAGTGATGGTATAAGCAGTGCTCCAACCTGTTGCAACAAGAATATCCAAATTAGTCGGTGCTTCATCAATGCCGATTATCTCAACTTTTTGGTTTGGGAACCAGTTGATTTCCCGATGAATATCCTCAGTAATAAGCAGCACATCATATCCACGATTTAACAAACGGTTTGCGTGCTGACACACTACTGCGATACCGCCAGATATGCCGCATCCAGGAATAAGATAGGCAATCTTAGGCTTCATCTCCACAATGTTTTTGTGCTCTTCCAGCATTAGATCAAACCAGTGATTATCGTCGTCTTTGAACGAAAGTTCCAGGTTGTTTCCGTGTAATCTAAGATTAGTTAACATCAAAGGAATTGATTTGAACTTATATCCTTTATACGCCATTCTGAGCCATAATTCGTGATCCTCGCGATAGCGCATATTTGTTTTCAATCCACCTACGGCTCTGACAGCATCCAATCGCAACATTACAGTACTTTGGCAAGGGACACACATCTTGAGCAATTCATCATATCCGCAATCCGGACTTAATACTTCCTGTCCATTCTTAATATTAATCATGCGTGATCCGTCCACAAGAGCTCGCCAGCCCCCATAAACGACATCCGCTTTAAACTCATTAATATAATTCAAAGAAATTTCCAGGCGATTCGGTTCTGCAATATCATCGCTATCCTGAAAAGCCAGAAATTCTCCGCGCGCCTCACGAATGGCTTTGTTTCGTCCACGTACCGCGTTACCGCTGTTGTTATAATATTTAAAAATGCGAACTTTCTCGTGATCTTTATACTCATCTACAATTTTCAGCGTTTCATCTGGAGAACCATCACAAACGATGATCAGTTCAAAGTTTTGATACGTTTGATTCAAAATCGAATCTATACTTTGTCGTAACACATCTGTTCGGTCATATACAGGAATGACTACACTGATGCGAGGAATATCTCCAACTTCTTGTTCCACATAATTATTTACAGGGATAGGAGCGGGAAGCAGCTGATTCCAATTGGTCAATTTTTTGATCGCCCATTTTGGATTAGCTATGCCTTTTTTGACCCAGCCTCTATATTTTTCGACTTTGGTAATCAATTTCCAGGAACGAGAACTGTAAATACTTACCAATTCCTTATCTTTTTCCCTTGTGAGTTCCAGCAAGTATTTTGTATTGTTTTCTTTTTGATCCAGCTGATTAAGGAACCCATCTCTTTCAAATTCCAGCTGATTAAGAAATCCTTCTCTTTCAAATTCCAGATCTTGAATTTGAATGTCTTTGCTGGTCGCCATCTGTGTCAAAGTAACAATTTCGCGATTCAAAGCCGCTTCAGATATTTCCAATTCAGATTTTAATTGGGCCTGCTGCTTCACTGCCTCGTCTCGTTCTTGCATAAGTTTTGCTTGCTCAGCTTGCATTTCTGTCAGGCTTTCACTCAATCTGACTTCATTGGCCTCATTAACTTTTTTAACTTCCAGCAAATACTTTAAGTTTTTCTCTTTTTGTACAATCTCTTTTCCAGCAAAGGAATAACCTTCTATGAGATACTCCATAATTTGCGGATCGATAGTAACGATACTATCTCTTTTTTGCTCGCCAAGCTTATACAGCTCAAAATACTGTTCCGCAATCGTTCTAATGTCATGGAATTGAACAGCAAGTTCCAGATTGGCTTCAATAATCTCAGGCGTGTAGAATTTTTGAATTAATTCAATAATTTGATCAGCAGTGTACTTTTCACTGTTTACTCTTCCAGAAAAATTCTTCTGACGGAAATCATAATAAGTATCCGGTGTTACAATACCGTCGCCGCCATTATAATCAAACACAAGAGGAAGTCTACCACAACTCATGGCTTCCAGTATGCCTCGTCCCAATGAAACAACCACATCGGAATTCAAAATTTCCTCTTCCACATCCCACACATTGTTGTGTGATTGACCAACAATGTTAAGCTTCATGCTTGCTTTGTTGGCTGCTTCTTCCAAAACCTCTTTAACATCAGGTGTATAACGGTTAGACAACAACAAGATGGTTTCGGGTTTTTCGTAAACCGGGGTGCTAGGACGGAACCGGGTTTGATCGATTCCATTACGGATAATGGAGATTTGATCTTCTTGAATGTCCCAGTTTTGAATCAGATGTTGTTGTACCTCTTCACTAACAGCTACATACTTGACAATTGAGGGAATAAAGACCGGCTTCTCTTGCCATGGAATAATGCCATGCGAAGTGAATA carries:
- a CDS encoding glycosyltransferase; its protein translation is MRILFTLHDLQYSGGTETFTYSLVKEFLRQDHEIFLYSTRIGQVADKYTEIGVLVTDEIASLPDDVDIIHAQHRAEAISVYYKYPSVPMVFTSHGIIPWQEKPVFIPSIVKYVAVSEEVQQHLIQNWDIQEDQISIIRNGIDQTRFRPSTPVYEKPETILLLSNRYTPDVKEVLEEAANKASMKLNIVGQSHNNVWDVEEEILNSDVVVSLGRGILEAMSCGRLPLVFDYNGGDGIVTPDTYYDFRQKNFSGRVNSEKYTADQIIELIQKFYTPEIIEANLELAVQFHDIRTIAEQYFELYKLGEQKRDSIVTIDPQIMEYLIEGYSFAGKEIVQKEKNLKYLLEVKKVNEANEVRLSESLTEMQAEQAKLMQERDEAVKQQAQLKSELEISEAALNREIVTLTQMATSKDIQIQDLEFEREGFLNQLEFERDGFLNQLDQKENNTKYLLELTREKDKELVSIYSSRSWKLITKVEKYRGWVKKGIANPKWAIKKLTNWNQLLPAPIPVNNYVEQEVGDIPRISVVIPVYDRTDVLRQSIDSILNQTYQNFELIIVCDGSPDETLKIVDEYKDHEKVRIFKYYNNSGNAVRGRNKAIREARGEFLAFQDSDDIAEPNRLEISLNYINEFKADVVYGGWRALVDGSRMINIKNGQEVLSPDCGYDELLKMCVPCQSTVMLRLDAVRAVGGLKTNMRYREDHELWLRMAYKGYKFKSIPLMLTNLRLHGNNLELSFKDDDNHWFDLMLEEHKNIVEMKPKIAYLIPGCGISGGIAVVCQHANRLLNRGYDVLLITEDIHREINWFPNQKVEIIGIDEAPTNLDILVATGWSTAYTITDIPAKRKVYFVQSDESRFYPVGSFESQKAWDSYKFDYEYMTEAKWIQKWLKEKFGHDATYVPNGLDENIIFQTDPITKKGDKVRVLLEGPIDIPFKGMEDAFNAINDLDCEVWCVSSAGKPKKEWKCDVFFEKVPMGQMNQIYSSCDILVKLSRVEGFFGPPLEMMACGGTCVVADVTGYDEYIVDNYNALVVKIGDVEGAKQAVKKLIEDTELRQRLTANGRKTAEEWRWEPSIDTLEEMYYKNHSIGKVEV